From the Calonectris borealis chromosome 4, bCalBor7.hap1.2, whole genome shotgun sequence genome, one window contains:
- the ENOPH1 gene encoding enolase-phosphatase E1 isoform X1 has translation MHGRWTERWEPCTGRLGSPASQDKREADEFIKETLFPYIKDNVKEYLRAHWEEEECQRDVGLLRKQAQEDSSLDGAVPIPLESGSGEEELERVIQAVVDNVHWQMSLDRKTTALKQLQGHMWRAAYATGHVKGEIFEDVVPAIRKWREAGMKVYIYSSGSIEAQKLLFGYSTEGDILELFDGHFDTKIGPKVESESYRRIAASIGCATNNILFLTDVPREANAAEEADTHVAVVIRPGNAGLTDDEKSYYSLISSFTELFLPSST, from the exons ATGCACGGGAGATGGACAGAGCGATGGGAGCCATGCACAGGCAGGCTCGGATCTCCTGCTAGCCAAGATAAAAGAGAAGCAGATGAATTTATAAAG GAGACCTTGTTCCCTTACATCAAAGACAATGTGAAGGAGTATCTGCGCGCtcactgggaggaggaggagtgccaGCGGGACGTTGGACTTCTGAGGAAACAG GCTCAGGAGGACTCCAGCTTGGATGGGGCTGTGCCGATCCCTTTGGAGAGTGGAAGtggggaagaggagctggagcGGGTCATCCAGGCGGTCGTAGACAATGTGCACTGGCAGATGTCTCTGGATAGGAAGACCACAGCACTGAAGCAGCTGCAGGGTCACATGTGGAGGGCAGCCTATGCAACCGGGCATGTCAAAGGAGA AATCTTCGAGGACGTGGTTCCAGCCATCCGGAAGTGGCGGGAAGCGGGGATGAAGGTCTATATCTACTCCTCGGGCAGCATTGAAGCCCAGAAGCTTCTGTTTGGATACTCTACAGAAGGTGATATCCTAGAG ctCTTTGACGGCCACTTTGATACCAAGATAGGCCCCAAGGTAGAAAGTGAGAGCTACAGAAGGATTGCTGCCAGTATTGGGTGCGCCACCAACAACATCCTCTTCCTGACAGATGTCCCTCGAG AAGCCAACGCAGCCGAGGAAGCGGATACTCATGTGGCTGTGGTGATCAGACCAGGCAACGCAGGACTGACGGACGATGAGAAATCATATTACAGCCTCATCTCATCTTTCACCGAACTTTTCCTGCCTTCCTCCACTTAG
- the ENOPH1 gene encoding enolase-phosphatase E1 isoform X2 — protein sequence MGVLPVPAEVRAILLDIEGTTTPIAFVQETLFPYIKDNVKEYLRAHWEEEECQRDVGLLRKQAQEDSSLDGAVPIPLESGSGEEELERVIQAVVDNVHWQMSLDRKTTALKQLQGHMWRAAYATGHVKGEIFEDVVPAIRKWREAGMKVYIYSSGSIEAQKLLFGYSTEGDILELFDGHFDTKIGPKVESESYRRIAASIGCATNNILFLTDVPREANAAEEADTHVAVVIRPGNAGLTDDEKSYYSLISSFTELFLPSST from the exons atgggcgTGCTGCCAGTGCCGGCGGAGGTGCGCGCCATCCTGTTGGACATCGAGGGCACCACCACCCCCATCGCCTTCGTCCAG GAGACCTTGTTCCCTTACATCAAAGACAATGTGAAGGAGTATCTGCGCGCtcactgggaggaggaggagtgccaGCGGGACGTTGGACTTCTGAGGAAACAG GCTCAGGAGGACTCCAGCTTGGATGGGGCTGTGCCGATCCCTTTGGAGAGTGGAAGtggggaagaggagctggagcGGGTCATCCAGGCGGTCGTAGACAATGTGCACTGGCAGATGTCTCTGGATAGGAAGACCACAGCACTGAAGCAGCTGCAGGGTCACATGTGGAGGGCAGCCTATGCAACCGGGCATGTCAAAGGAGA AATCTTCGAGGACGTGGTTCCAGCCATCCGGAAGTGGCGGGAAGCGGGGATGAAGGTCTATATCTACTCCTCGGGCAGCATTGAAGCCCAGAAGCTTCTGTTTGGATACTCTACAGAAGGTGATATCCTAGAG ctCTTTGACGGCCACTTTGATACCAAGATAGGCCCCAAGGTAGAAAGTGAGAGCTACAGAAGGATTGCTGCCAGTATTGGGTGCGCCACCAACAACATCCTCTTCCTGACAGATGTCCCTCGAG AAGCCAACGCAGCCGAGGAAGCGGATACTCATGTGGCTGTGGTGATCAGACCAGGCAACGCAGGACTGACGGACGATGAGAAATCATATTACAGCCTCATCTCATCTTTCACCGAACTTTTCCTGCCTTCCTCCACTTAG